Below is a window of Clostridiales bacterium DNA.
CCGTCAGAAAAGCATATTCAGTCCCGCCACCGCTAGCCCGGCGATGGGACAGACGATCAGCGTCCACAACAGTCCGTGCTCCGGGATGGCCAGTGTCTTCAGCCACTCCCAATGTTCCCATGCCTTGCAGTGCTCTGCGCCCTTGATGAAAGGTTTGGCCTTCGGCGGCAGCCAGCAGTCCAGGATGATGAAGTCAGAAAGGCTCACCATGGTCATTTCCACATAGCCTGCCCAGAACAGGTTCCAGAAGCCGGTCATCTCCGCAAAATGCGCGCTGATGGCCCAATAGACAAACAACACCAGATACAGCGGATACAGGATCAGCTTCATGGTGCGCACATCCTTCTTTTCCACAAAAGGAGCCGCTGCCCGTCTGATTTCCTTCGGGAACATGGTGCTGTATGCCTGCGGTACCAGCAGGAAGCCAAGCCCGGCCACCGCGTTGAACAGCAGGGACATGGACAGCCCGTCCAGAATGATTCTCGGCCAGTTCATTGCGATTTCCTCCTCCGAATGATTTCATCGTGGCAGGCGTCCCCATCCGACAGGTCCGAATGCCGGATGAAGGTCACGTGCCGGCGCAGGTTTTCATACGAGGTTGTGTCCGTCATGCAGAAGATCTTGCACAGACTGCGGATGCCGTAGGTCTCGAACATTTCGACGTACACGCATCTGGAGATGCGGTATTCGATTCTGTCTTCGCCGACATCAAATCGGTCATAGGTGATGCTGCCATCTCTGACCCGCCTGTCATGATCGGATATATTCCATTTTTTCGCGATACTGAAGCTGTTCGGCAGCAGATCAATGGCGCGGATGATCCGCCTGAAGAAGTTTCGCCGGCGCACAAATCCATGGTTGATCGTCTCGATAATCTCCGTGTCGGTGAGGCCGAGCGCTTTCAGCTCCAGACACATGGCGATCACGGCATAGACATGGGTTGTATTCGTAGTGGGATAAACGCTGTGCGCTTTGAATCCGTCCGAGGCGTACATCGCCCGCAGCCGCGCTTCATAAGCTGCAGTCTTTGCCTCGATCTCCCGGCAATGCCGGAATAGCAGTGCTTTTCGGTACACGTTGCCGTATTTCTGGATGGCTTTCTCCATCAGCGCTTCACCTCCCGATGAGCAGCGTGACCCACGCCATCAGCGCGCACACAAACGGGAACGCGATCAGCCGGATCATCTGGTTTTTTGTATTAAAGCTTCGGTCATCCCAGCTTTTGCAGCCCTTCGTCTCCGGGTAGAATTTCACATAATACTTCCTGGTAATCACGATATATTGATCCTGCACCAAAATATCGAACAGCTTGTAGCCGTACAGAAAGAGCATGAACCGCCCGAACAGCAGCCAGAAGCCGTAGCCGCGCCGGAGACCGTCAGCACCGAGAAAGAAGAGCAAACCGACGTATCCCGCCGCCGCCAGAGCGGTCATCAGATAACCGATTATTTGCCTGCCCAAAGACGGATCAGGATGCGTTTTCGCCGCCTCCCGGATGTCCCGCGGCAGAAAGCGCATGAATATCTTTGTGGCCGCGAAACAAGGGATGATCAGAATGAACGCCAGGGAGAGCAGGCAAACGGCCGCCAGAGCGGAAAGCGTTGTGATCATGCCGCATCCCTTCTTTCCCAAATCAGCATGATGCCAAACCAGAGGATCATGCTTTCACTCATAAGACCGTTCGTAAAGCCGAGGCGGAAAGCGCTGGCCGGCATTGCAAGCGACAGTCCCTTCAGCAGAGCAAAGATGATCAGCACGTTGGTGAAGGCCATTCCCTTGGGGAAAACCGTTTTGCCACGGAGCTGCAGCCAGAACCAGTACAGGAACACCGGCAGCATCAGCGCTTCGGATACGGGCACAAGCCAGGAAAGCCGGGAGAACAGCCCCTCGCAGACGGGCAGCGCCTCCGTTGCGTAGCCATTCCCGTTCATCCAGGCAAACAGCGTCAGGATCATGACGTAGAACAGGTGCAGGGCAATCCAGGGTGTCAGTCCGAAGGCGTTGAGATAGTGATAGACCTTGCGCTGCTTCCCGTCTTTGATATATCCATCCACCGCAAACAGTGCGATGCCATACAGGATGATCCCGGGAAAAGCCAGGGCCATGGCCAGATCGAACCGCCACTGCGGGATGGCCGCCACGCCTTCCGTCAGCCAGGACAGGGCACCGTGATACGCAGGATTCCCATACATCATCAGCCAGTCCCCGCCGCCGTAGCACAGGCAGCCCAGGATGCCGCAGAGCAGCGCGGCCTTCATGTGCTTCTTCATCCAGTATCCCCCCAACGCTTACATCATTCTTCCGATCAGCCAGTATAACCCGCCCACTGCCGCCGCCAGCGGCACCGAGAACGGGATCAGCTTCAGCAGCTTCCACTGCTTCACACGGGGGCTGTGCCAGGTGCCGTTGAGATCCTCCGTGCCGGGGATCAGCCACCAGTCGGACAGGGCGACCCAAATGGTGTCGATGAACAGCCAGTCGAAGAATTCCGCGCCGAGGAACAGCGCGTAAAATTGCCAGCAGCAGTCCCAATAAGTCCTCGCGCCGTTGATCCCAAGAATCATGACGCCGGGGATCACCAGCATCCATGCAATGAGCAGGGTGAAGGCGAAGCGCTTTCTGCTCCGAAATTCCGCTTCGGTGATCAGGCCTAGGGCTTTGACCCGGTCAATCATCACCTGCGGATAGAAGAAGATGCCGCCGATGGGGCCGCGTCTGTGCACCAGCACCGCCATGTAGGCCGCGTAGCATACCCACAGGATCAGGATTTCCATGACAATGGTCCAGAACATGTCTGTATCTCACTTTCTGCAGCAAAAGCAGCCGATCCCCTCGACCACTGTTACCTCAGCATTTTCGTACATTTGGGACAGCCTCTCCCGCAGGCTACTTTGCGTTTCATAAGGCGCGGTGAAAAAACCTTTCGGCTGATAGAGATGCCGGATGAACCAGTCTGTTCTTCTGCACTCGTCCCGGATGTAGAAGCATCCGCAGAAGGTACCGCCCTTTTTCAGCACCCGGAAGGTCTCCCTGTACGCCGCCTCCTTGTCCGGGAAGGCGTGAAAGCCGTTCAGGGACAGGACGATGTCAAAGGATTCGTCCGCAAAGGGGAGCGCCCCCACGTCGCCCTGGGTGAAAGTCACGTTGGCAATGCCAAGCCGCTTTGCTTTCTCCTGCGCTGCGGCCATCATGTCCGGGGAATAATCCAGGCAGGTGATAGCCGCCCTGGGCAGCGTCTGATAGACCGGCATGGTCAACACGCCTGTGCCTACCGGCACCTCCAGCAGCTTGCCTGAAAAGTCCTCCGGAATGCCGGAGAGTGCCTTCTCCAGGTAGGCTGCGTTCTTTTCTCCGTCCATGTTCCATACTATACGGCAGATGGCCTTCCCCAGCCATGTGGAATAGGTCATCATGCCGTCATAAAAGCTGGCCTGTCCGCCGGTGGTTTTGTAGGCATCCCTGATCTGATCTTTTCTGGACATGATGATCTTTACCCCTTTGCTTTTTCAAATTTGAAGCAGAAGTCCAGACCTGCGTAATTGCACCGTTTGACAGCCGTGAAGCCGCTCTTCAGGGCCTGCTGTTCAAACTCCTTCATCGTGAACAGCGGCTCCTCCGCGTGCTCCCAATGGAAGAGGGCGTCCGTCAGATGGACCCCTTTCCGCGTCAGGTCGTTGATGTACATCTCGCCGCCGGGTCTGAGAACACGGAAGGCTTCATCCAGGAATCGCCTCCAGCCCTCCACGTGGTGGAGGATCATAAAGTCTACGATCATGTCGAAGCTCCCGTCCGCAAACCGACTCAGATCGGCCGCGTCCCCCTGGACAAACCTTGCGTCCGGCAGCCCAAGCGCTTCCGCCTTTTCCAGCTGCTCCGGCATGATATCCATGCCGGTATAGCTTTTCGGATGGTCTTTGACGATCAGGGACGCGGAATAGCCGGACCCGCAGCCGACCTCCAGGATATCCTTCCCGGCGAAATCCATACCCCAGGCCTTAAAGCCGCTGATTTCCATGTGCTCGTTGATCCATTTGCGCCAGCCGGACTGCATGGCGTCGTATTCCTTGAGACTCAGTTTCATATTCAGCGCCTCCTTATCTGAACAGCGTACAGATCCACGCCGCGAGGGCCGAAGCCGCCGGGAAAATGACCAGAAGCTTCAGCAGCTGGCTTTTCAGGTTGTACCCGTATTTCCGGCCATTGTATACGGGCGCCACCTCGGGATAATAATACTGGAAGAAATGGAAACGGCACAGCAGAAACCAATCAAAGAAGGTCATGTCGTAGGCTTTGTAGATCGTAAAGATCAAAGCATAGCGCAGGAAGAACTGTATAAAAGAAAAGCTTCTCCGAAAACCGTCCCAGACGGCAATCACACCCACGCCCAATATCATCAGGATACTGATGATCATCAGCGCCCATCCCATTGCCTTTGCGCCGCAGAATAATTCCTTATTACGGGGCTTCAGGAGCTCCAGGGCTTCCTTCGGGGCTGATGAGAAAAACCACTTGTTTGTGCCA
It encodes the following:
- a CDS encoding L-2-amino-thiazoline-4-carboxylic acid hydrolase, with amino-acid sequence MEKAIQKYGNVYRKALLFRHCREIEAKTAAYEARLRAMYASDGFKAHSVYPTTNTTHVYAVIAMCLELKALGLTDTEIIETINHGFVRRRNFFRRIIRAIDLLPNSFSIAKKWNISDHDRRVRDGSITYDRFDVGEDRIEYRISRCVYVEMFETYGIRSLCKIFCMTDTTSYENLRRHVTFIRHSDLSDGDACHDEIIRRRKSQ
- a CDS encoding class I SAM-dependent methyltransferase translates to MSRKDQIRDAYKTTGGQASFYDGMMTYSTWLGKAICRIVWNMDGEKNAAYLEKALSGIPEDFSGKLLEVPVGTGVLTMPVYQTLPRAAITCLDYSPDMMAAAQEKAKRLGIANVTFTQGDVGALPFADESFDIVLSLNGFHAFPDKEAAYRETFRVLKKGGTFCGCFYIRDECRRTDWFIRHLYQPKGFFTAPYETQSSLRERLSQMYENAEVTVVEGIGCFCCRK
- a CDS encoding class I SAM-dependent methyltransferase, whose amino-acid sequence is MKLSLKEYDAMQSGWRKWINEHMEISGFKAWGMDFAGKDILEVGCGSGYSASLIVKDHPKSYTGMDIMPEQLEKAEALGLPDARFVQGDAADLSRFADGSFDMIVDFMILHHVEGWRRFLDEAFRVLRPGGEMYINDLTRKGVHLTDALFHWEHAEEPLFTMKEFEQQALKSGFTAVKRCNYAGLDFCFKFEKAKG